In Poecile atricapillus isolate bPoeAtr1 chromosome W, bPoeAtr1.hap1, whole genome shotgun sequence, one DNA window encodes the following:
- the LOC131591560 gene encoding collagen alpha-1(III) chain-like — protein sequence MRPLRHRHDGRGLGDPGQDWGALGGGERHGELSPKGFGGASRRGEAGRGGNAAPRGRVLPGAAAGGREGFKGGPRVPGGGPSRTRPPPAGAEGRTYLCSGRCLGSGRPHRDPTGGSPWGWEGTDGHGTPPPNTAPHPPGGSRPPPAAPALAQVAGSGGGGGLSPAGGPPLRLPIGPGAPEGGAGPGAGRGGRAHLGPPPPSHAPHPRGRPAGTSGAVRAPRSPSGQPEAVTAGPPRGPRTERGLLNKRRRPPRSIPRCAPWGGRRCPPIPAASGRAAPSRRRRRRRRRAGPGEG from the coding sequence ATGCGGCCGCTGCGACACCGCCACGACGGCAGAGGTTTGGGGGACCCCGGGCAGGATTGGGGGGCGCTGGGAGGGGGGGAGAGGCACGGGGAGCTCAGCCcgaaggggtttgggggagcCTCACGTCGAGGAGAAGCGGGGAGAGGGGGGAACGCAGCGCCCCGGGGTCGGGTCCTGCCGGGAGCGGCCGcggggggaagggaggggttCAAGGGGGGTCCCCGAGtcccgggggggggtcccagcaggACTCGACCCCCCCCCGCCGGGGCCGAGGGCCGCACTTACCTCTGCTCCGGGCGCTGCCTCGGCTCCGGGCGGCCACACCGGGACCCGACGGGGGGGTCAccgtggggctgggaggggacgGACGGAcacgggacccccccccccaacacCGCCCCGCATcccccgggggggtcccggccgCCACCCGCCGCCCCGGCGCTCGCCCAAGtggcggggagcggcggcggcggcggccttAGCCCGGCCGGGGGACCCCCCCTGCGGCTCCCAATTGGCCCAGGTGCCCCGGAAGGTggagccgggcccggggcggggagggggggacgGGCTCACCTTGGTCCACCCCCCCCCTCCCACGCACCCCacccccggggccgccccgccgggACCAGCGGCGCGGTCCGTGCCCCCCGCTCCCCCTCCGGCCAGCCCGAGGCGGTGACAGCGGGACCCCCCCGAGGGCCGAGGACGGAGCGGGGGCTCCTAAACAAGCGGAGGAGACCCCCCCGCTCCATCCCTCGCTGCGCTCCGTGGGGCGGGAGGCGGTGCCCGCCCATCCCCGCGGCCTCGGGGCGGGCGGCTCCgtcccggcggcggcggcggcggcggcggcgggcagggccCGGGGAAGGCTGA